Proteins from one Telopea speciosissima isolate NSW1024214 ecotype Mountain lineage chromosome 1, Tspe_v1, whole genome shotgun sequence genomic window:
- the LOC122671654 gene encoding ELMO domain-containing protein A-like isoform X1 translates to MDDRGESFVAVRRISQGLERDSSCHSPSAEVVAGSTAWLGRGLSCVCVQRRDSDGRPSFDLTLAQEECLQRLQSRIDVAFDSSRPEHEEALRALWHAAFPEEELCGLISEQWKEMGWQGKDPSTDFRGGGFISLENLLFFARNYSKSFQNLLQKQEGVRSMWEYPFAVAGVNITFMLIQILDLQAVKPRTLVGAIFLKLLSENESAFDLLYCIAFKLMDQQWLTMRASYMDFNSVMKSTRRQLEMELLLEDITRLEDMPSYNLLR, encoded by the exons ATGGATGACCGTGGTGAATCATTCGTCGCTGTGAGGAGGATTTCTCAGGGGTTGGAACGGGATAGCTCTTGCCACTCACCATCCG CTGAGGTTGTGGCAGGATCGACAGCATGGCTTGGCAGAGGCCTGTCTTGCGTTTGCGTTCAGAGAAGAGACAGTGATGGTCGCCCATCATTTGATTTAACCCTTGCACAG GAAGAATGCTTGCAGAGGCTGCAGAGCCGCATAGACGTTGCCTTTGATAGTTCGAGGCCTGAACATGAG GAAGCCTTAAGGGCTTTATGGCACGCTGCCTTTCCTGAAGAAGAACTTTGTGGTTTAATATCTGAGCAGTGGAAGGAAATGGGTTGGCAGGGAAAAGACCCATCTACAGATTTCAG GGGTGGTGGTTTCATATCGTTGGAGAATCTATTGTTCTTTGCCAGGAACTATTCG AAATCATTCCAGAACCTTCTCCAAAAGCAGGAAGGGGTCCGGTCCATGTGGGAGTACCCATTTGCAGTAGCTGGAGTAAATATCACATTCATGCTCATTCAGATACTTGATCTGCAAGCTG TCAAACCAAGAACGCTAGTTGGGGCGATTTTCTTGAAGTTACTTTCAG AAAATGAGTCAGCATTTGACCTTCTCTATTGTATAGCATTCAAGCTAATGGATCAGCAGTGGCTTACTATGCGTGCTTCTTATATGGACTTCAAT TCTGTGATGAAATCCACACGCCGACAGCTGGAGATGGAGCTACTGCTTGAAGATATCACACGGCTAGAGGACATGCCTTCATACAACCTCCTCAGATAg
- the LOC122671654 gene encoding ELMO domain-containing protein A-like isoform X2, whose translation MDDRGESFVAVRRISQGLERDSSCHSPSAEVVAGSTAWLGRGLSCVCVQRRDSDGRPSFDLTLAQEECLQRLQSRIDVAFDSSRPEHEEALRALWHAAFPEEELCGLISEQWKEMGWQGKDPSTDFRGGGFISLENLLFFARNYSKSFQNLLQKQEGVRSMWEYPFAVAGVNITFMLIQILDLQAVKPRTLVGAIFLKLLSAFKLMDQQWLTMRASYMDFNSVMKSTRRQLEMELLLEDITRLEDMPSYNLLR comes from the exons ATGGATGACCGTGGTGAATCATTCGTCGCTGTGAGGAGGATTTCTCAGGGGTTGGAACGGGATAGCTCTTGCCACTCACCATCCG CTGAGGTTGTGGCAGGATCGACAGCATGGCTTGGCAGAGGCCTGTCTTGCGTTTGCGTTCAGAGAAGAGACAGTGATGGTCGCCCATCATTTGATTTAACCCTTGCACAG GAAGAATGCTTGCAGAGGCTGCAGAGCCGCATAGACGTTGCCTTTGATAGTTCGAGGCCTGAACATGAG GAAGCCTTAAGGGCTTTATGGCACGCTGCCTTTCCTGAAGAAGAACTTTGTGGTTTAATATCTGAGCAGTGGAAGGAAATGGGTTGGCAGGGAAAAGACCCATCTACAGATTTCAG GGGTGGTGGTTTCATATCGTTGGAGAATCTATTGTTCTTTGCCAGGAACTATTCG AAATCATTCCAGAACCTTCTCCAAAAGCAGGAAGGGGTCCGGTCCATGTGGGAGTACCCATTTGCAGTAGCTGGAGTAAATATCACATTCATGCTCATTCAGATACTTGATCTGCAAGCTG TCAAACCAAGAACGCTAGTTGGGGCGATTTTCTTGAAGTTACTTTCAG CATTCAAGCTAATGGATCAGCAGTGGCTTACTATGCGTGCTTCTTATATGGACTTCAAT TCTGTGATGAAATCCACACGCCGACAGCTGGAGATGGAGCTACTGCTTGAAGATATCACACGGCTAGAGGACATGCCTTCATACAACCTCCTCAGATAg